One window from the genome of Anolis sagrei isolate rAnoSag1 chromosome 4, rAnoSag1.mat, whole genome shotgun sequence encodes:
- the LOC132773527 gene encoding mas-related G-protein coupled receptor member H-like, with amino-acid sequence MTTFSKSLFSSLNESLEYNESDYLTDYNDSQNGNTLSDNWDDGFFIISLTTFLICLPGLVGNGIVIWLLGFRIKRTPFTTYILNLAIADFAVLSNEIIRDIYSLLNWINPIFYFLYFHEFYLWIFLFTFTASQYLMTIISIDRCVCLFFPLWHRCHRPPHLSTVACVIVWILGGLTPAMTFTLIFYEYVIIRYFQFFLNAVVCMPIMCVSTIAMFIKFCLRPPQKKKGKLLRTIWIILFFFLLFAFPFNVIQLFSVLLHQAKYSYGYAYSSVFLNSAINPMIYYLVGRDKRGRSSKQINKVLEKLFKEKEDCRENQEI; translated from the coding sequence ATGACAACATTCAGCAAGTCACTCTTCTCTTCTCTGAATGAATCTTTGGAATATAATGAATCTGATTATTTAACAGATTATAATGATTCACAAAATGGAAATACATTATCTGACAACTGGGATGATGGTTTCTTTATCATAAGCCTCACCACTTTTCTCATCTGCCTTCCTGGACTTGTAGGGAATGGAATTGTCATTTGGCTTCTTGGCTTCCGTATTAAAAGGACTCCTTTCACCACATACATTTTGAACCTTGCCATTGCAGATTTTGCTGTGCTCAGCAATGAAATTATTAGAGATATATATTCtcttttaaactggattaatccTATCTTTTATTTTCTCTACTTCCATGAATTCTACCTTTGGATCTTTCTGTTTACCTTCACTGCTAGTCAGTACCTCATGACAATCATCAGCATTGACAGATGTGTGTGCCTCTTCTTCCCACTCTGGCATCGATGTCATCGGCCACCACATTTATCCACTGTTGCGTGTGTGATTGTATGGATCCTCGGTGGCTTAACTCCTGCTATGACTTTCACTCTTATTTTCTATGAATATGTTATCATTAGGTACTTCCAGTTTTTCTTGAATGCTGTGGTTTGCATGCCCATCATGTGTGTGTCCACTATAGCCATGTTTATTAAATTCTGCTTAAGACCACcacaaaagaagaaggggaaactgTTAAGAACCATTTGGATTatacttttcttcttcctcctctttgcttTTCCATTTAATGTAATACAGCTTTTTTCTGTATTACTTCATCAAGCTAAGTATTCGTATGGATATGCCTACAGTAGTGTCTTCTTAAACAGTGCCATTAACCCCATGATCTATTATTTGGTGGGAAGAGATAAAAGAGGGAGATCCAGCAAGCAAATCAATAAAGTGCTTGAGAAACTTTTCAAGGAAAAGGAAGACTGTCGAGAGAATCAGGAAATCTGA